A window of the Bacteroidia bacterium genome harbors these coding sequences:
- a CDS encoding IS5 family transposase: MIKHAQIQMSFSQPYVSKRSSKNAFLKQINEVIDWESIVKILQKHYPKGLRPDGRPAYNPIILFKMLLLGVWYKSLSDRDIEDRTNTDLSWMTFVGLSLEDEVPDHSTLCRFRNELAGSNAYDLLLQELNQQLDKHAITVKSGCIIDASITDSPRKPTGKPTYEIAEDRKENEQTEEAIQTQTAELKLVKVNQPGVDDEARWLKKGKETRFGYKKHVITDGNGLVLALETTPANVHDHNHFNTLITKAQVPPKVAIYADKAYKSKAHTTYLKAKGLKDRVCYKAVKNKPLTKLQLKFNQLCGKHRYKIERTFAGTKSWFGGGTARYVGIAKTHAQHALEAIAYNLYRLPKLLVNNMLTPKTAPPQMQLF, translated from the coding sequence GTGATAAAGCACGCCCAAATACAGATGAGTTTTAGCCAGCCCTACGTTTCTAAACGCAGTTCTAAAAACGCGTTTCTAAAGCAAATAAATGAGGTAATTGATTGGGAATCAATCGTAAAAATACTTCAAAAACACTACCCAAAAGGGCTTAGACCGGACGGCAGACCCGCCTACAACCCCATTATTCTTTTCAAAATGCTACTGCTCGGCGTTTGGTATAAAAGCCTGAGCGACAGAGACATAGAAGACAGGACCAACACCGATTTAAGCTGGATGACCTTCGTTGGGCTGAGTCTTGAAGACGAAGTACCCGACCACAGCACCCTGTGCCGCTTCCGCAACGAACTGGCAGGAAGCAATGCCTACGACTTGCTGTTGCAAGAACTTAACCAACAGCTTGATAAACATGCTATTACGGTAAAATCCGGCTGCATAATAGATGCCTCCATTACCGACAGCCCCCGCAAACCCACCGGAAAACCCACCTACGAAATTGCCGAAGACAGAAAAGAAAACGAACAAACGGAAGAAGCTATACAAACACAAACGGCTGAATTAAAGCTTGTTAAAGTAAATCAACCTGGCGTGGACGACGAAGCCCGCTGGCTCAAAAAAGGCAAAGAAACCCGCTTTGGCTACAAAAAACACGTTATTACCGACGGCAACGGATTGGTCCTTGCCCTGGAGACCACACCCGCCAACGTCCATGACCATAACCACTTTAACACATTGATAACCAAGGCACAAGTTCCCCCAAAAGTCGCCATCTATGCCGACAAAGCCTACAAATCCAAAGCCCATACCACCTACCTCAAAGCGAAGGGACTTAAAGATAGAGTGTGTTATAAAGCAGTGAAAAACAAACCCTTAACAAAATTACAACTCAAATTCAACCAACTCTGCGGCAAACACCGCTACAAAATAGAGCGCACCTTTGCCGGCACCAAAAGCTGGTTCGGCGGCGGCACCGCCCGCTATGTGGGCATCGCCAAAACCCACGCCCAGCACGCCCTGGAAGCAATTGCATACAACCTGTATAGGTTACCTAAGCTATTAGTAAACAATATGTTAACACCAAAAACGGCACCACCTCAAATGCAGCTATTTTAA
- a CDS encoding iron-sulfur cluster assembly accessory protein encodes MDIQISEKAANHIQQLRQKANLNDNYALRVSVVGGGCSGLSYQLDFDDESLPGDQLFEYLGVKLVCNIKSYLYLAGTTLEFSDGLNGKGFHFVNPNASRTCGCGDSFSV; translated from the coding sequence ATGGATATTCAAATTAGTGAAAAGGCCGCTAACCACATTCAACAGCTTCGTCAAAAAGCAAATCTTAATGACAACTACGCATTAAGGGTTTCGGTAGTGGGTGGCGGTTGTTCCGGTCTTTCATATCAGCTTGATTTTGACGATGAATCTTTGCCCGGAGACCAATTGTTTGAATATCTTGGCGTTAAACTTGTCTGCAACATCAAGAGTTACTTATACCTTGCCGGAACTACCTTAGAGTTTTCGGACGGGCTAAATGGCAAAGGATTTCATTTTGTAAATCCCAATGCTTCCCGCACCTGCGGTTGTGGAGATAGCTTTTCTGTTTAG
- the iscU gene encoding Fe-S cluster assembly scaffold IscU, whose protein sequence is MAYSNKVIDHYTNPRNVGTLDKERKEVGTGLVGAPECGDVMRLQIEVDTETNIITDAKFKTFGCGSAIASSSLATEWLKGKTIDDALTVSNMDIVEELALPPVKIHCSVLAEDAIRAAINDYRVKNGLEPVSSNHH, encoded by the coding sequence ATGGCATATTCAAATAAAGTAATAGATCACTATACAAATCCTCGTAACGTAGGAACATTAGACAAAGAGCGTAAAGAGGTAGGCACAGGATTAGTTGGTGCACCCGAATGTGGGGATGTTATGCGCCTGCAAATTGAAGTTGATACAGAAACGAACATCATTACCGACGCAAAGTTTAAGACCTTCGGTTGTGGTTCAGCTATAGCTTCCAGCTCATTAGCCACAGAATGGCTCAAAGGAAAAACCATAGATGACGCACTTACCGTCAGCAATATGGATATTGTTGAAGAATTAGCTTTACCTCCGGTAAAAATTCACTGTTCTGTTTTAGCTGAAGACGCTATTCGTGCCGCTATCAATGACTATCGTGTAAAAAACGGATTAGAACCCGTTTCGAGTAATCATCATTAA